One genomic window of Candidatus Melainabacteria bacterium includes the following:
- the hypB gene encoding hydrogenase accessory protein HypB yields the protein HSHDHDHSHDHGHSHDHDHSHDHGHSHDHDHSHNHSRGQEQKSKVVSLEEQILAKNDKLAERNRGWFEGANVLALNLVASPGAGKTTLLERTIKDLKNDITISVIEGDQATLNDARRIQSTGAKVVQINTGAGCHLDAEMLALGLKQLAPERDSLLFIENVGNLVCPALFDLGEKCKVAVLSITEGEDKPVKYPHMFQAAEVLLLNKMDLLPYLTFDIDACKKFALSVNPHIKIFEVSATRGDGLEAWYEWLKSHRS from the coding sequence CATTCTCACGATCATGACCACTCGCACGATCACGGACATTCTCACGATCATGACCACTCGCACGATCACGGACATTCTCACGATCATGACCACTCGCACAATCACTCACGCGGTCAGGAACAAAAGTCCAAAGTGGTCAGCCTCGAGGAGCAAATTCTCGCTAAAAATGACAAGCTTGCCGAGCGGAATCGTGGATGGTTTGAAGGTGCAAACGTTCTTGCGCTCAATCTAGTCGCATCACCGGGAGCAGGAAAGACGACGCTGCTCGAACGGACCATAAAAGATCTGAAAAACGACATTACTATATCTGTGATTGAAGGCGATCAAGCAACGCTAAATGATGCGCGAAGAATTCAGAGCACAGGTGCAAAAGTCGTACAAATCAATACCGGTGCTGGTTGCCACCTTGATGCGGAGATGCTTGCCCTCGGCTTGAAACAGTTGGCACCCGAACGTGACTCACTACTGTTCATCGAAAATGTAGGAAACCTCGTCTGCCCGGCCCTCTTCGACCTGGGCGAGAAATGCAAGGTTGCAGTCCTATCCATTACAGAAGGCGAGGACAAACCAGTCAAGTATCCGCATATGTTTCAGGCAGCAGAGGTATTGCTGCTAAATAAAATGGACCTTTTGCCATACCTGACTTTTGACATTGATGCGTGTAAGAAATTTGCTCTATCAGTAAATCCTCACATCAAGATCTTCGAAGTGTCAGCTACCCGAGGCGATGGTCTCGAAGCCTGGTACGAGTGGTTGAAATCACATCGAAGTTAA